A window of the Equus przewalskii isolate Varuska chromosome 10, EquPr2, whole genome shotgun sequence genome harbors these coding sequences:
- the C10H17orf107 gene encoding uncharacterized protein C17orf107 homolog isoform X1 produces the protein MKGTPSSLETLLWVYRFHSSTEVALQPPLLSSLELAVAAAHEYLEQRFRELKSLEPKKPPAPKPTLGLVLREAAASVVSFGATLLEISALWLQQEVRRLDGGNGGPSPAPDGGDPGGALARVAEAAGQGARQVGAAAGASAGLLLQGAWLCLCGRGLHGSASFLQQWRRQLGLGTPGEPRYSGDLKVASSSSAEDGEPENPPPPHPTPRPSK, from the exons ATGAAGGGGACCCCCAGCTCCCTGGAAACCCTGCTGTGGGTCTACCGCTTCCACAGCTCCACGGAG GTGGCCCTCCAGCCCCCGCTTCTATCTTCCCTGGAACTCGCTGTGGCCGCAGCCCATGAATATCTGGAGCAGAGATTCAGAGAGCTGAAGTCCCTGGAGCCGAAGAAGCCGCCCGCCCCGAAGCCCACCCTGGGGCTGGTGCTCAGAGAAGCCGCGGCTAGCGTCGTGAGCTTCGGCGCCACCTTGTTAGAG ATCTCAGCCCTGTGGCTGCAGCAGGAGGTGCGACGACTAGACGGCGGCAACGGCGGCCCGAGCCCAGCCCCAGATGGTGGGGATCCGGGTGGAGCGCTGGCCCGGGTAGCCGAGGCCGCGGGACAGGGGGCTCGGCAGGTGGGGGCTGCCGCGGGAGCGAGCGCCGGGCTCCTCCTCCAGGGGGCGTGGCTGTGCCTGTGCGGACGGGGTCTGCACGGGTCCGCCTCGTTCCTGCAACAGTGGCGACGCCAGCTGGGCCTCGGAACCCCCGGGGAACCG AGATACTCAGGAGACCTCAAAGTGGCGTCCAGCAGCAGTGCGGAGGACGGAGAACCAGAGAATCCAccaccgccccaccccaccccgcgtCCAAGTAAATAA
- the C10H17orf107 gene encoding uncharacterized protein C17orf107 homolog isoform X2: MKGTPSSLETLLWVYRFHSSTEVALQPPLLSSLELAVAAAHEYLEQRFRELKSLEPKKPPAPKPTLGLVLREAAASVVSFGATLLEISALWLQQEVRRLDGGNGGPSPAPDGGDPGGALARVAEAAGQGARQVGAAAGASAGLLLQGAWLCLCGRGLHGSASFLQQWRRQLGLGTPGEPVSWGWRVSWGPQAAGMRRH, from the exons ATGAAGGGGACCCCCAGCTCCCTGGAAACCCTGCTGTGGGTCTACCGCTTCCACAGCTCCACGGAG GTGGCCCTCCAGCCCCCGCTTCTATCTTCCCTGGAACTCGCTGTGGCCGCAGCCCATGAATATCTGGAGCAGAGATTCAGAGAGCTGAAGTCCCTGGAGCCGAAGAAGCCGCCCGCCCCGAAGCCCACCCTGGGGCTGGTGCTCAGAGAAGCCGCGGCTAGCGTCGTGAGCTTCGGCGCCACCTTGTTAGAG ATCTCAGCCCTGTGGCTGCAGCAGGAGGTGCGACGACTAGACGGCGGCAACGGCGGCCCGAGCCCAGCCCCAGATGGTGGGGATCCGGGTGGAGCGCTGGCCCGGGTAGCCGAGGCCGCGGGACAGGGGGCTCGGCAGGTGGGGGCTGCCGCGGGAGCGAGCGCCGGGCTCCTCCTCCAGGGGGCGTGGCTGTGCCTGTGCGGACGGGGTCTGCACGGGTCCGCCTCGTTCCTGCAACAGTGGCGACGCCAGCTGGGCCTCGGAACCCCCGGGGAACCGGTGAGTTGGGGATGGAGGGTGAGTTGGGGGCCACAGGCGGCAGGGATGAGGAGGCACTGA